One stretch of Rhizoctonia solani chromosome 8, complete sequence DNA includes these proteins:
- a CDS encoding glycolipid transfer protein, with protein MSNFIQSLKKSFVDVPVTEDGVETASFLDASEGLCALFDHFNAAAFGPVQSDLHGNIAKVRTRLNSHPSESATLEKLVANEKKESKQPATEGLMWLLRGLAFTCKALQHCQADQTAELTAGFNKSYPETLKPYHNFVVKGVFAVALKACPYRKDFYTKIGSPPDDQLNAWLGALDAIVTRMDAFYKAGGHGEVYKA; from the exons ATGTCCAACTTCATTCAGAGTCTCAAAAAG TCCTTCGTAGACGTCCCTGTGACCGAGGACGGTGTAGAGACCGCCTCGTTCTTGGATGCGTCTGAAGGCCTTTGCGCTCTGTTTG ATCATTTCAACGCTGCCGCATTCGGGCCGGTGCAGAGCGACCTCCATGGTAATATCGCG AAAGTGCGCACACGTCTTAATTCCCACCCATCCGAATCTGCTACCCTTGAAAAACTCGTCGCGAACGAGAAAAAGGAGAGCAAACAACCCGCTACCGAGGGATTAATGTGGTTACTCCG CGGCCTCGCATTCACATGCAAAGCTCTCCAGCACTGCCAAGCAGACCAAACGGCCGAACTCACAGCGGGATTTAATAAATCGTATCCTGAAACTCTGAAGCCGTACCATAACTTCGTTGTTAAAGGGGTTTTCGCT GTGGCATTGAAGGCTTGCCCTTACCGCAAAGACTTTTATACCAAGATTGGATCCCCTCCGGATGATCAGCTAAACGCCTGGCTAGGCGCTCTGGATGCCATTGTCACGCGCATGGATGCCTTTTATAAGGCTGGTGGCCACGGAGAGGTTTACAAAGCCTAA
- a CDS encoding Myosin head (motor domain) encodes MAPSKKAGKKGAAAAAKKGGPAKVQKADWKEGFKKKQVGVSDMTLLTTISNDSVNDNLEKRWKNGEIYTYIGQVLISVNPFRDLGIYTEAVLESYKGKNRLEMPPHVFAIAESSYYNMKSYKENQCVIISGESGAGKTEAAKRIMQYIAAVSGGQDSSITEIKEMVLATNPLLESFGCAKTLRNDNSSRHGKYLEIMFNSNAEPIGAQITNYLLEKGRVVGQINKERDFHIFYQFTKGASDEQREAFGLQGPDAYSYTSRSNCLDVASIDDVKDFHDTLQAMNVVGLTAEEQNDIFRMIAAILWIGNIQFVDSEDGSGSTITDTGVTDFVAYLLEVDAAMVSKAMVSKTMETQRGGRRGSVYDVPLNPAQAAAGRDALAKAIYNNLFEWIVSRVNISMKPRQATVQVIGVLDIYGFEIFQNNSFEQLCINYVNEKLQQIFIELTLKTEQEEYVREQIKWTPIEYFNNKIVCDLIEERRPPGIFAALNDATATAHADPAAADSSFIQRSAALASNPHFESRGGQFLVKHYAGDVMYTVAGMTDKNKDALVKDLTDLIIGSGNAFLQTLFPDRPDPNSKKRPPSAGDKIKASAGALVENLMRSQPAYIRTIKPNQNRSATEYDNKAILHQIKYLGLQENIRVRRAGFAYRNTFEKMVERFYLLSPNTSYAGEYTWTGDARSGCEKILTDVGIAKDEWQMGVTKAFIKNPETLFALETMRDRYWHNMAARIQRAWRNYMRYKNEAAARIQRFWKNNKEGIVHAETRQYGHDMLNGRKERRRYSLLGYRRFLGDYLDVGGRSALGETIKDACGIAGGETVHFSSRCQLLVSKLGRSSKPSPRYIVLTEKAVYLAVTTAKDGRIATTLDRKVQLVTIRSVAMSNLRDDWMALNVNACEEGDPVISLEFKTEFTASLMKLTHGQANLLIGPTVEYAKKKEKKQLIKFVKDETVPRDDVYKSHTVHVPTGEPANSQSRPVPKPKPGQAKPITQGKLLRKGGPSNSSRPTPKPKPKPAAQPLPGQISTPTAASRSVPTPPSRSAAPPPPPPPAAEPEVPTVKVLYDFAGQPGEMSLTKGEILELVEKDKDGWTLVKKNGTEGWAPSDYLQIVPPKPKPAPAAPPPPTRRVVPPPAPTPAAPTPPPAPAVVPKPAVGGAKPPIVPKSVAADASAKPVSVFPGVGGGSGPTPWKKPATTSSAPPPPPPPPPAPAAARPVPAAPAPPPAPPRPTPPGGVARAVPPVAGRAVPPKPPALAAKPPPIAPKPGGIGGAPKPPGAKPPVPAARPAPAASGGGAGGSGIKPPAAPPGQMDLATMLARRAGIQKQDD; translated from the exons ATG GCTCCATCCAAGAAAGCGGGAAAGAAAGGCGCGGCTGCGGCGGCCAAGAAGGGTGGTCCGGCCAAGGTCCAGAAG GCCGACTGGAAAGAAGGATTCAAGAAGAAACAAGTTGGTGTATCGGACATGACATTGCTCACAACTATCAGCAACGACAGTGTGAATGACAATCTGGAGAAACGATGGAAAAACGGAGAGATCTATACTTACATTGGACAAGTACTTATATCTGTGAATCCGTTCAGAG ATCTAGGTATTTACACTGAAGCCGTGTTAGAATCGTACAAGGGCAAGAACCGTCTGGAAATGCCTCCCCACGTATTTGCTATCGCAGAGTCATCTTACTACAACATGAAGTCTTACAAGGAGAATCAATGTGTCATTATATCTGGCGAATCTGGTGCTGGTAAAACCGAGGCTGCAAAGCGAATTATGCAGTACATTGCGGCCGTGTCGGGTGGTCAAGACAGCAGTATCACGGAAATCAAGGAGATGGTGCTGGCCACTAATCCTTTACTAGAGAGCTTTGGTTGTGCCAAGACACTGCGTAACGATAACTCTAGTCGACAC GGAAAATACCTCGAGATTATGTTCAATTCTAACGCAGAGCCAATCGGTGCTCAGATTACGAATTATCTACTAGAAAAA GGTCGCGTAGTTGGTCAAATCAATAAAGAGCGAGATTTCCACATTTTCTATCAATTCACCAAGGGGGCCTCTGACGAACAGCGag AGGCCTTTGGTTTACAAGGACCAGATGCATACTCTTACACAAGCCGCAGTAACTGTCTAGATGTTGCCTCAATCGATGATGTTAAAGACTTCCATGACACTCTG CAAGCGATGAATGTCGTTGGCCTTACTGCAGAGGAACAAAACGATATTTTCCGCATGATTGCTGCCATTCTTTGGATCGGAAACATTCAATTTGTGGACTCTGAGGATGGCAGCGGGTCCACGATCACAGACACCGGCGTAACA GATTTTGTTGCCTACTTGCTTGAGGTTGATGCTGCGATGGTTTCCAAAGCTATGGTATCAAAAACCATGGAGACGCAACGTGGTGGACGTCGAG GTTCCGTATACGATGTACCTCTCAACCCCGCCCAAGCGGCTGCCGGAAGGGATGCTCTCGCGAAAGCCATCTACAACAATTTGTTCGAATGGATTGTGTCTCGCGTTAACATCTCAATGAAACCTCGACAGGCCACTGTACAGGTCATAGGAGTACTTGATATCTACGGTTTCGAGATTTTCCAGA ATAACAGTTTCGAGCAGCTGTGCATCAATTATGTCAACGAGAAATTGCAACAAATCTTCATCGAGCTTACTCTTAAAACGGAACAAGAGGAATACGTGCGCGAGCAAATCAAGTGGACGCCGATCGAGTACTTCAACAATAAGATTGTTTGCGATCTTATCGAAGAGCGTCGCCCACCAGGGATCTTTGCAGCTCTTAACGATGCTACTGCCACCGCACACGCCGATCCAGCCGCCGCAGATAGCTCCTTCATCCAGCGCTCTGCTGCTTTAGCATCTAATCCTCACTTCGAATCTCGTGGCGGCCAGTTCCTCGTCAAACACTACGCTGGAGATGTCATGTATACTGTGGCTGGCATGACGGATAAGAACAAGGATGCCCTAGTGAAGGACTTGACGGATCTGATTATCGGTTCGGGCAACGCATTCCTCCAAACTCTTTTCCCGGACCGGCCCGATCCTAACAGCAAAAAGCGTCCACCGAGTGCCGGAGACAAGATCAAGGCAAGCGCAGGAGCATTGGTTGAGAACCTGATGCGCTCCCAACCGGCATATATCCGAACTATCAAACCTAATCAGAACCGGAGCGCCACCGAATACGATAACAAGGCAATCTTGCATCAGATCAAGTATCTCGGGCTGCAGGAGAATATTCGCGTCCGCCGAGCCGGGTTTGCTTATCGAAACACGTTTGAGAAGATGGTCGAGCG GTTCTACTTGCTTTCTCCCAATACTTCATATGCTGGGGAGTATACCTGGACCGGGGATGCTCGTTCGGGATGTGAGAAAATTCTGACTGATGTTGGGATTGCGAAGGACGAATGGCAGATGGGTGTCACCAAGGCTTTCATCAAGAACCCAGAAACG CTCTTTGCGCTCGAGACAATGAGGGATCGATATTGGCATAATATGGCGGCGCGTATTCAACGCGCTTGGAGGAACTATATGCGCTATAAGAATGAAGCAGCCGCACGCATCCAGCGATTCTGGAAGAACAACAAGGAGGGCATTGTGCATGCGGAAACTCGGCAATATGGACATGATATGCTAAACGGTCGTAAAGAGCGTCGTCGCTACAGTTTACTAGGTTATCGCAGATTTCTGGGTGATTACCTTGACGTCGGAGGGCGGAGCGCCTTGGGAGAGACGATCAAGGATGCATGTGGAATCGCCG GAGGCGAAACTGTTCATTTCAGTAGCCGATGCCAACTGCTGGTCTCTAAACTCGGCCGCTCTAGTAAACCATCTCCTCGATATATCGTTTTG ACAGAGAAAGCTGTATATTTGGCGGTCACTACTGCAAAAGACGGGCGAATTGCTACGACGCTTGATCGGAAAGTACAATTGGTTACTATTCGATCAGTTGCTATGTCCAATCTTCGCGACGATTGGATG GCGCTCAATGTGAATGCGTGCGAAGAAGGCGACCCAGTGATAAGCTTGGAATTCAAGACGGAGTTCACGGCATCCTTGATGAAATTAACTCATGGGCAAGCGAATCTCCTAATCGGACCAAC GGTCGAATACgcaaagaagaaagagaagAAGCAACTTATCAAGTTTGTCAAGGACGAGACTGTTCCGCGCGATGATGTCTACAAGAGCCACACAGTCCACGTCCCGACCGGAGAGCCCGCCAATAGTCAATCGCGGCCGGTCCCTAAACCTAAGCCCGGACAAGCTAAACCAATCACTCAGGGCAAACTGCTTCGCAAGGGAGGACCATCCAACTCG TCTCGTCCAACACCAAAGCCCAAGCCGAAACCTGCAGCACAGCCTCTTCCTGGACAGATTTCGACACCAACTGCAGCTTCACGCAGTGTACCAACACCTCCTTCTCGCTCTGcggcgccacctccacccccacctcctGCTGCTGAACCTGAAGTTCCAACAGTGAAAGTACTATACGACTTTGCTGGGCAACCAGGAGAGATGTCACTAACAAAAGGCGAGATACTGGAACTCGTAGAGAAGGACAAGGACG GTTGGACCCTCGTCAAGAAGAATGGAACTGAAGGATGGGCGCCCTCTGATTATCTGCAAATTGTTCCGCCCAAGCCTAAGCCAGCACCTGCAGCGCCTCCACCACCGACTCGACGTGTCGTGCCACCACCTGCACCAACGCCAGCAGCACCAACGCCACCACCTGCGCCTGCAGTCGTCCCCAAACCTGCAGTAGGTGGGGCCAAACCACCAATCGTACCCAAGTCCGTTGCCGCAGATGCTAGTGCCAAGCCAGTCTCGGTATTTCCCGGCGTCGGTGGTGGTTCGGGGCCCACCCCGTGGAAAAAACCCGCCACGACCTCTTCAGCACCTCCGCCACCtccgcctccacctccagcACCCGCTGCAGCTCGCCCTGTTCCTGCTGCTCCAGCTCCACCCCCAGCACCTCCACGGCCAACTCCACCAGGCGGAGTAGCTAGGGCTGTTCCTCCTGTCGCAGGTCGTGCAGTTCCTCCCAAGCCTCCTGCTCTGGCCGCCAAACCACCCCCAATTGCGCCGAAGCCCGGAGGAATCGGAGGCGCTCCAAAGCCACCTGGTGCTAAACCTCCTGTCCCGGCCGCACGCCCGGCTCCAGCCGCCAGCGGCGGAGGGGCCGGTGGCAGTGGAATCAAGCCCCCTGCTGCCCCACCAGGTCAGATGGATCTGGCAACTATG TTGGCGAGACGCGCTGGAATACAGAAACAAGATGATTAA
- a CDS encoding bromodomain associated protein: MSTTSPNQASKRKRVLGVDASNIIEGESRRAKRRKDGSAVKVPGSASSLGGEGEDEDVVVDDAEGGGAVSHEARRSASELGHQLLETLRKATNASGTLLATEFKKLPNKRQYPDYYELISQPIAFDNIRAKLDAHEYASLEEVKSDFDLCFRNAKKYNVKGSDIWNAARDLQRKAVDVCKALQPHMPDADEDIPEVDDDEDGDGDFVESPTKGEGEKRKAGRPPNLFKKYESRLRQLIDKVDEEGNRYSDVFMELVPKKDYPDYYRIIKKPIAFGPILKRIEHKAYASPKAFMDDVELVFSNAVLYNEDFSQIWKDAMFLQSMFRNLCADWRAEYGYTDENSAPAASGSAVPKLKLKVPATKSEPTAPNLAQTNVSAPTPPTITHPLQPQSITPSSSIPPNHVARPQAQSASTPLSTTVALPAPSYSRPTPPILPPHLRTATPSHLSRSPSVQAPNTPSLKAVDLWTYPAGRRIPIQQNGIARLTAWSVRLGINETSIGLTVQLALDSAVSPINGATNGTTIPDPETTVEIKHNAIVVAAKSGADKKVRWDVPLTIGPNTLESDQASDQAGGVISRVATSINANSSLKWGILRSRQGYVGHVGGSIQVLWTPGEFSLRSRSRSPTDSAESIMSSIKELETALFHAHVSRCTSYAGVCLLVYDHFLTFADEVRLIWSRPTNVISIFYLINRYTTPLILAVDIYDKGGLTRQLNTQFCKVWFVAEGYMNFLLLAVIHFLMVMRVNALYGKRRKIAFTVHIAYVLYFIATFSIVTPGMFQAVKVKLGIIVSETFYAENQFLHVCWGKLVDYFWVTWLPALFLETFLFGLTAYKAWTYSREQMVVPVARTLYRDGFQYYIVILLCSLFPLLVWTEAPSTLDAMPKYAGMAIVNVMGFRLVLNLRQHSSETGRASIYESYEMTPSPSPRATEFPHKRHTRALENGLPRFIGQSDSDWTLNHAADSCFDLARVKSKEGDAELGVKISTPNVKGVRPREQRRQRPRVSLNLELLAATATTSQVELEGCSPSASPSRPETKDF; this comes from the exons ATGTCGACTACCTCCCCTAACCAGGCTTCGAAAAGAAAGAGAGTGCTTGGAGTGGATGCTTCGAACATCATAGAAGGGGAATCACGACGAGCCAAGCGCCGCAAGGATGGATCAGCAGTCAAAGTGCCTGGGTCTGCAAGCTCTCTGGGAGGGGAAGGAGAAGATGAAGATGTTGTGGTGGACGATGCCGAGGGTGGCGGTGCTGTCTCGCACGAGGCCAGACGGAGCGCTTCCGAGTTGGGACACCAGTTATTGGAGACGCTTCGTAAGGCCACGAACGCCAG TGGTACACTGTTGGCCACCGAGTTTAAGAAACTTCCAAACAAGCGTCAGTATCCTGATTATTACGAACTGATCAGCCAGCCAATTGCCTTCGATAATATCAGG GCCAAACTCGATGCCCATGAATACGCGTCACTGGAGGAGGTCAAGAGCGATTTCGACCTATGCTTTAGAAACGCGAAGAAATACAATGTCAAGGGCTCCGATATTTGGAATGCGGCGAGGGATCTGCAG AGGAAAGCAGTCGACGTGTGTAAAGCCCTTCAGCCTCACATGCCAGATGCGGATGAAGATATCCCAGAAGTAGACGATGACGAAGATGGAGATGGAGACTTTGTTGAAAGCCCAACCAAGGGTGAAGGTGAAAAACGTAAGGCTGGGCGGCCGCCGAACTTATTTAAAAAGTATGAGTCCAGATTAAGACAGCTCATTGACAAGGTGGATGAGGA GGGAAACCGTTATTCGGATGTTTTCATGGAGCTGGTACCAAAGAAGGATTACCCGGACTACTACCGAATTATCAAGAAGCCAATAGCATTTGGTCCCATCCTT AAACGTATCGAGCACAAAGCATACGCATCTCCAAAGGCATTCATGGATGATGTAGAGCTAGTGTTCTCCAATGCTGTGCTATACAATGAGGATTTCTCGCAAATATGGAAAGATGCAATGTTCCTACAG TCTATGTTTCGTAACCTGTGCGCCGATTGGCGCGCAGAATATGGCTACACCGATGAGAACAGTGCACCTGCCGCATCGGGCTCAGCGGTCCCCAAGCTCAAGCTGAAGGTACCGGCGACCAAATCGGAACCTACGGCGCCCAATTTGGCCCAAACAAATGTTTCGGCACCTACGCCTCCAACAATCACTCACCCTCTGCAGCCCCAGTCCATTACCCCAAGTAGCTCGATTCCTCCCAACCACGTAGCCCGCCCCCAAGCTCAATCGGCATCCACCCCACTATCTACAACCGTGGCACTGCCAGCCCCTAGCTACAGTCGACCAACTCCTCCTATTCTCCCCCCTCACCTTCGCACCGCGACGCCCTCTCATCTATCACGGTCGCCATCGGTTCAAGCACCTAATACTCCCTCTCTCAAAGCTGTAGATCTATGGACCTATCCAGCTGGTCGGCGCATCCCGATTCAGCAAAATGGCATTGCCCGACTAACTGCGTGGTCTGTTCGCCTTGGAATTAACGAGACTAGTATTGGACTTACCGTGCAACTTGCCCTGGACTCGGCTGTATCCCCCATCAATGGGGCCACCAACGGAACAACGATCCCAGATCCTGAAACGACTGTCGAAATCAAACACAACGCCATTGTGGTCGCGGCTAAATCTGGTGCCGACAAGAAGGTGCGATGGGATGTGCCACTTACAATTGGCCCCAATACGCTTGAG TCGGACCAAGCCAGCGACCAAGCCGGTGGCGTAATCTCTCGGGTTG CAACCTCGATCAACGCTAATTCATCACTCAAATGGGGAATCTTGCGGAGCAGGCAAGGTTATGTGGGTCATGTTGGGGGAAGTATTCAAGTACTCTGGACTCCCGGCGAGTTTTCCCTCCGGTCTCGTTCTCGCTCACCTACCGACTCTGCTGAATCGATCATGAGCAGCATCAAGGAACTTGAAACTGCGTTGTTTCATGCTCATGTTAGCAG GTGCACTTCGT ATGCGGGTGTCTGTTTATTGGTGTACGACCACTTTCTTACGTTTGCTGATGAG GTCCGCCTGATATGGAGTCGACCGACGAACGTCATATCGATATTCTACTTGATT AACCGCTACACA ACACCCCTCATCCTGGCAGTGGATATTTATG ATAAAGGGGGGTTAACCAGGCAACTCAATACACAA TTCTGTAAGGTGTGGTTCGTCGCCGAGGGATACATGAACTTTCTGCTACTGGCTGTG ATTCACT TTCTTATGGTGATGCGCGTGAATGCGCTTTACGGAAAACGCCGAAAGATCGCTTTCACGGTACACATCGCCTACGTTCTTTACTTTATCGCTACATTTTCCATCGTAACTCCAGGAATGTTCCAAGCCGTTA AAGTTAAGCTGGGTATCATCGTTTCAGAAACA TTCTATGCTGAGAACCAATTTCTGCATGTTTGTTGGGGCAAACTGGTTGACTATTT CTGGGTCACTTGGCTCCCTGCCCTATTTCTCGAG ACGTTCCTATTCGGACTCACAGCCTATAAAGCATGGACATACTCTCGAGAGCAAATGGTTGTACCAGTGGCCAGAACGCTCTACCGTGATG GCTTTCAGTATTATATTGTTATCTTAT TATGCTCTCTTTTCCCTTTACTGGTGTGGACTGAAGCACCCAGTACTC TCGACGCCATGCCAAAATATGCCGGGATGG CTATCGTGAATGTCATGGGGTTCCGTCTAGTCCTCAACCTTCGCCAGCACTCTTCAGAGACCGGCCGTGCCTCAATATACGAATCATATGAGATGACCCCGAGTCCTTCACCCCGAGCAACAGAATTCCCGCACAAACGACATACCCGAGCTTTGGAAAATGGTTTACCGCGCTTTATTGGACAGTCTGATTCGGACTGGACACTCAATCACGCTGCGGACTCTTGCTTCGATTTAGCCAGGGTAAAATCCAAGGAGGGAGATGCAGAACTTGGAGTGAAGATATCGACACCCAACGTTAAAGGTGTCCGTCCACGAGAACAGCGAAGACAGAGGCCCAGGGTGAGCTTGAACTTGGAGCTCCTCGCTGCCACTGCAACGACCAGCCAAGTGGAGTTAGAAGGTTGTAGTCCGAGTGCTTCTCCGTCTAGACCAGAGACCAAGGATTTTTGA
- a CDS encoding Elongation factor Tu GTP binding domain → MASLEDYDEFGNYIGADLDSDDEEELDAPQSYAQPTHDEPSHAPLEGFDDEPSNALMELDDAPKHNAVILHEDKKYYPSAEEVYGPDVETLVQEEDAQPLSEPIIAPVKVRNWVIEEKGLPETRFDKRFLLDLMSFPEMIRNVAVVGHLHHGKTSLIDMLVFETHKMVWDSDKQLRYTDTHPLSAQRLISLKANSMSLVLSNSRGKSHLVHLLDTPGHMNFVDETASAMRLVDGIVLVVDIVEGVMVGTEAIIRHALAENLPIVLVLNKIDRLILELRLPPADAYFKIKHTIEEVNTFLAGINPDPALRLSPERGNVAFASTEMGWCFTLRSFAQMYAAEWEGVDVQEFSRRLWGDIYFDESSRKFGRKAGGEAKRSFVHFILEPVYKIYSQVLSADREDLKSTLAGLGITLKPILYKMDSRPLLKAVLDQFFGPAVGLVDMLVEWIPSAAEGTAAKVERTYTGPLNTPTAQAMLACNNTAKAPTIVQITKLLPAKDAQSFRALGRVMSGVVKRGMPVRVLGEGFSADDEEDMWKGDLGDVWITEARYNLPAEEVPAGNIVLLGGIDSSITKTATLVAPPSEESEHDYESDDVFIFRPIKHITQSVLKVAVEPISPSELPKMLSGLRSVNKSYPLLHTKVEESGEHVIVGTGELYLDCVLHDLRRVFAEIEIKVSDPVTRFCETVVETSALKCYAETPNKKNKITMIAEPLERGLAEDIEGGKITMRMAPKDRGKILQERYQWDLLASRAVWAFGPEEQGPNVLLDDTLPSQVDKKMLGTVKEHIKQGFQWGAREGPLCDEPIRNVKFRILDATLAQEPIFRGGGQIVPTARRVCYSSFLMATPRLMEPIFYVEVQAPADCISAVYTVLARRRGHVTQDIPKAGSPLYTIKALIPAIDANGFETDLRTATQGQAFCIQMFDHWSIVPGDPTDSSIKLRPLEPATGQALARDLVLKTRRRKGLGDQIAVSKYLDDEFVLALSASGHADLLG, encoded by the exons ATGGCCAGCTTGGAAGATTACGACGAG TTCGGAAACTATATTGGTGCAGACCTAGATTCggacgacgaggaagagctTGACGCGCCTCAGTCATATGCTCAGCCCACCCATGACGAACCCAGCCATGCCCCACTCGAGGGCTTTGACGACGAGCCCAGTAATGCACTTATGGAACTAGACGATGCTCCCAAGCATAATGCGGTCATATTACACGAGGATAAGAAATATTATCCATCGGCTGAAGAAGT CTACGGCCCTGATGTCGAAACACTGGTCCAGGAGGAGGATGCACAGCCTCTGAGTGAACCTATCATCGCTCCAGTCAAAGTCCGTAACTGGGTTATCGAGGAAAAAGGCCTCCCCGAGACGCGATTCGATAAACGTTTTTTACTCGACCTAATGTCCTTCCCTGAGATGATTCGTAATGTGGCTGTTGTCGGCCACTTGCACCATGGAAAGACCAGTTTGATCGACATGCTTGTCTTTGAGACGCATAAAATGGTTTGGGATTCCGATAAACAG TTGCGCTACACCGATACCCACCCCCTTTCGGCTCAGCGACTCATCTCGCTCAAGGCCAACTCCATGTCTCTTGTTCTCTCAAACTCTCGCGGCAAATCACACCTTGTTCACTTGCTCGATACCCCTGGCCACATGAACTTTGTTGACGAAACCGCTTCCGCGATGCGCCTAGTCGATGGTAttgttcttgttgttgatatTGTTGAGGGTGTCATGGTCGGCACCGAAGCAATCATTCGACACGCACTCGCAGAGAACTTGCCTATCGTCCTAGTGCTCAACAAGATTGACCGCCTCATTCTCGAACTCCGACTTCCTCCTGCCGACGCCTACTTTAAAATTAAACATACCATCGAGGAGGTCAATACTTTCCTTGCCGGCATTAACCCAGACCCAGCTCTTCGACTGTCGCCCGAGCGCGGAAACGTGGCGTTTGCGAGTACCGAGATGGGCTGGTGTTTCACTTTGCGCTCGTTTGCCCAAATGTACGCCGCCGAATGGGAGGGCGTTGATGTGCAGGAGTTCTCGCGAAGGTTGTGGGGAGATATCTACTTTGACGAATCGTCTAGGAAGTTTGGAAGAAAGGCAGGTGGTGAGGCGAAACGGAGCTTTGTGCATTTCATCTTGGAGCCCGTATACAAAATCTATTCCCAA GTTTTAAGTGCAGACCGAGAAGATTTGAAGAGCACGCTTGCCGGATTAGGAATTACCCTCAAGCCGATCTTGTACAAGATGGACTCGCGACCACTTCTCAAGGCTGTTCTAGATCAATTCTTTGGGCCTGCAGTAGGCCTCGTTGATATGCTCGTCGAATGGATTCCCAGCGCCGCTGAAGGAACGGCTGCCAAAGTCGAGCGCACGTACACCGGCCCTCTCAATACCCCTACAGCCCAGGCAATGCTCGCATGCAACAACACCGCCAAAGCTCCTACTATCGTCCAAATCACAAAGCTCCTCCCCGCAAAGGATGCGCAGAGTTTCCGAGCGCTAGGACGAGTGATGTCTGGTGTTGTCAAACGGGGAATGCCCGTTCGAGTTCTTGGCGAAGGATTTAGCGCGGATGACGAGGAAGACATGTGGAAAGGTGATTTGGGGGACGTTTGGATCACTGAAGCTCG ATACAACCTTCCTGCCGAAGAAGTTCCAGCCGGTAATATAGTCTTGCTCGGTGGAATCGATAGCTCTATTACCAAAACGGCCACCCTTGTCGCGCCCCCATCTGAGGAGTCGGAACATGACTACGAGAGCGACGACGTATTCATTTTCCGTCCGATCAAGCACATCACGCAATCTGTGCTTAAAGTAGCAGTCGAACCCATCTCTCCGAGCGAATTGCCTAAAATGTTGTCCGGACTCCGAAGTGTCAACAAGTCTTACCCTCTTTTGCACACCAAG GTGGAAGAAAGTGGCGAACACGTTATAGTCGGAACCGGCGAACTCTACCTCGACTGCGTCCTCCATGACCTGCGTCGCGTATTCGCTGAGATCGAGATCAAAGTTTCTGACCCCGTCACTCGATTCTGCGAAACCGTCGTTGAAACTAGTGCACTAAAATGTTATGCCGAAACACCgaacaagaagaacaaaattACGATGATTGCTGAGCCTCTTGAGCGAGGGCTAGCAGAAGACATCGAGGGTGGGAAAATCACGATGCGTATGGCTCCCAAAGATCGTGGCAAGATCCTACAAGAGCGGTACCAGTGGGATTTGCTTGCCTCGCGAGCGGTGTGGGCTTTCGGACCTGAGGAACAAGGGCCAAACGTGTTATTGGATGATACGCTGCCGAGCCAGGTGGACAAAAAGATGCTCGGAACCGTCAAGGAGCATATCAAGCAAGGCTTCCAGTGGGGTGCCCGGGAGGGACCGTTGTGCGACGAAC CTATCCGAAACGTCAAGTTCAGAATTCTGGATGCAACGCTGGCGCAGGAGCCCATCTTCCGAGGAGGTGGACAGATTGTTCCTACTGCGAGGCGAGTGTGTTATTCGTCGTTTTTAATG GCCACCCCACGCCTAATGGAGCCCATCTTCTACGTCGAAGTGCAAGCCCCTGCAGATTGCATCTCCGCAGTCTACACGGTTCTCGCTCGGCGTCGCGGTCACGTAACTCAAGATATTCCCAAGGCCGGCTCCCCGTTGTACACTATCAAAGCCCTTATCCCTGCCATCGATGCCAACGGATTCGAAACTGACCTCCGAACCGCGACGCAAGGACAAGCATTTTGCATCCAGATGTTCGACCATTGGTCGATCGTACCCGGCGACCCGACTGATTCATCGATCAAACTGCGACCGTTGGAACCTGCGACCGGGCAGGCTCTCGCTAGGGACTTGGTCCTCAAGACGAGGAGGCGAAAAGGATTGGGCGACCAGATCGCCGTCTCCAAGTATTTGGATGATGAGTTTGTG CTTGCACTGTCGGCATCTGGACATGCGGATCTTTTGGGATAA